The genomic stretch CCACGGCGCGATTGTGGATCACCGCCGTGCTCCCGGTGCGCGAGCAGTCGAGGATGGCCGCGGGGCCGTAGGTGTCACGGATGCGCCGCATCTGGGCCGCGACCTCGTCGAGCGCCTCGTCCCACGAGACGCGCTCGTAGGCGCCCGAGCCCTTCGGGCCCACGCGGCGCAGCGGATAACGTAGCCGGTCGGGGTGATTGACGCGCTCGGCGGCGCCGAAGCCGCGCACGCAGGCGGTGAGGGGAGGCATCTCGGGCGTCCAGCGCCGGGGATCGGTGCTGATGCGCACAATCTGGCCGTCCTTGACATGCGCATTGACCACGCAGCGCCCCCCGCAATTGTGGGCGCAGGTGCTGGTGACCACTTCTTCGCCCGGGGCGCCGGCCTTGCGCGGGGTCTCGTAGACGGTCCGTGACTTCATGGGCGGCTCAGTTGAACACCACCACGCCGCGAGCGACCTGGCCCGAGGTCAGGGCCTTGAAGCCCTCGTTGATTTCTTCCAGCGTGTAGGTCCGGCTCACGAGCTGGTCGAGCTTGAGCCGGCCATCGAGGTAGAGCTCCACCAGCCGCGGGAAATCGATGGGCGGGCGCACGGAGCCGTACATGGTGCCCTTGAGCGTCTTTTCCTGGAGGGCCATCATGTAGGGCGTGATCGGCGCGCGGACGGCCATGGCCGCCATGCCGACGATGACGGCGACGCCGCCCGGCCGGATGGCGTCCAGGATCTGCAGCGTCGTCTGCTCGCCGCCGATGGCGTCGAAGGCATAGTCGACCCCGCGCCCCTCCGTCAGCTCGCGCACGCGCTCGACGATATTGTCCTGCTTCGCATTGAAGGTGTGGGTGGCCCCGAACTCCTTGGCGTAGCCGAGCTTGCTGTCGAGGAGATCCGCGGCCACGATCATGCCCGCTCCGGCCAGCCGCGCGCCCTGCACGACGTTGAGCCCTACGCCGCCGCAACCGATGACGAGCACCGAGGCGCCCGCTTCGACGCGCGCGCACGAGGTGACGGCCCCCACCCCCGTGGGGACGCAGCAGCCCACCAGCGCCGCCTGGGGCCACGGCATCTCCTTGCGGACGGGCACGAGCATCTCGGCCGGGCAGACGACGAACTCGGAGAAGGTGCCGATGCGCGCCATCTGGTTGATGTTCTGCCCATCGCGGCGCAGGCGGTGGCTGCCGTCGAGCATGGCGAAGCGCGCGCTCTTGTGCCCGTCGCAGAGAATGGAGCGCCCGAGCGAGCAGTAGAGGCAGCGGCCGCACTGGGG from Candidatus Methylomirabilota bacterium encodes the following:
- a CDS encoding Zn-dependent alcohol dehydrogenase, which translates into the protein MKAAILYEANTPLQVVEVEQQGPQSGEARVRVKAAGICHSDWHIMNGDWPLPLPMALGHEAAGIVEEVGPGVANVKPGDHVIFSFRPQCGRCLYCSLGRSILCDGHKSARFAMLDGSHRLRRDGQNINQMARIGTFSEFVVCPAEMLVPVRKEMPWPQAALVGCCVPTGVGAVTSCARVEAGASVLVIGCGGVGLNVVQGARLAGAGMIVAADLLDSKLGYAKEFGATHTFNAKQDNIVERVRELTEGRGVDYAFDAIGGEQTTLQILDAIRPGGVAVIVGMAAMAVRAPITPYMMALQEKTLKGTMYGSVRPPIDFPRLVELYLDGRLKLDQLVSRTYTLEEINEGFKALTSGQVARGVVVFN